Within Chlamydiota bacterium, the genomic segment CTGGATAGGATGCTGGCCGTCATTGTGGTTTCGGCGATTTGTCTTTTAGGGATAAGCCGCATCGGATCGATTATTAAACTTTTTGCAATACAATCTTTAGTTTTATCTATCATTCCTTTTTTGATGAATGGCCCATTGGGTGTCCACAGAATTGCGCTTGCGCTTGTTACCTTTTTTCTTAAAGTGATCATCATTCCCATGATCCTTTTTTGGGCTGTTCGGCATGTCGCAATCCGCCGCGACTCACCGGGTCTTTTTGGTATCAGCATCAGTCTTTTACTTGGGGGATTTTTAGTTGGCCTTTCTTTTTTTCTATCGTCGTGTCTGGTTCTATCTGAAAAACCTTTTTCGGATCTCTTGATCCCTTCAGCTTTTTCAACCCTCTTTATTGGATTATTGCTTCTCATCAGCCGGACCAAGGCGATTACTCAGGTCGTCGGCTATCTGGTGATGGAAAACGGTATATTTCTTTTTGCTCTTTTGCTTTTTGATGTTACGCCCCTTCTGGTTGAGTTGGGAATTTTTTTGGATATTTTTGTCGGAGTTTTTATTATGGGAATTGTCATTAACCATATTCAAAATGAATTTGACCATACGGACACATCGCAGTTCACGGCGTTGAAAGGCTAAGGATATGATTTTTTTTATTTTGGGATTGCCCCTGGCGGGTGGAGCCTTGGCTTTCATGCTTCCTATAAACCGATCAAGAAGTATTCTTCTTTTTTGTGTTTCGTTGATCCATTTATTGAGCGTGGGAAGTTTTTGGATTAATCGGCCGTCGAGTGTCTTGAGCGGTTTTCTCGATCTTGATTCATTCGGGATCATTGTTCTTTCTATTTTCAGTCTGCTTTTCTTTGCGGTTTCCCTCTATTTGCCAAGCTATATTCAAAATGAAAAAGGGCGTTCTAATCGTGTTTTTGCAGGGTACCTTTTGCTACTTCTTTTCTCAATGACACTGGTTTCTCTGAGTCAGCATCCAGGGCTGTTTTGGGTAGCGGTTGAATCAACCACACTGTTAACGGCACCCTTAATTAATTTTCACCGACGGGCTTTGGCGCTTGAAGCAACCTGGAAATATCTCGTGATTTGCTCTGTTGGGATTGCCCTGGCGCTTTTAGGAACTTTCTTTTTGGCCATCTCCGCCATTCAACTCAAGAGCCTCCTTTTTAACGAGATTGTTCATCAAGCCTCTTTGCTTTCAATTCCATGGTTAAAATTGAGTGCCATTTTTCTTGCCGTTGGTTACGGCACAAAAATGGGACTTGTTCCAATGCATAGCTGGAAACCAGATGCCTATGGAGAAGCCCCGGGTCCTGTGGGGGCCTTACTCTCTGGAGGGCTGACGAATTGCGCCTTTTTAGCCTTCTTGAGGTTGATTCAGATTTGTAACAGTGCGGATCAAACAGAATTTTTACGACCGGTGTTATTGATTTTTGGAATGGCTTCAATCGCCCTGGCTGCTTTTTCCATGCTGGGTCAAGCAGATTTCAATCGGCTGCTAGCCTACTCCAGCATTGAACACATGGGAATTCTTATTCTGGGTCTGGGCCTTGGGGGGGCTGGCTTTTATGGAAGTCTATTTCATGCAATCAATCATGCGTTTTCAAAGGGACTGATCTTTTTAGTCTCGGGCAATATTTATCAAAAATACCGCAGTAAGCGTGTTGACAACATTCAGGGTGTTTTAAGATCATCGCCTTTTACAGGAGGATTTTTGATCGCTGCGATGTTCGCAGTAACAGGGATTCCTCCCTTCGGTACTTTTTTCAGTGAATTGATGATTTTAAGCGCTGCCCTGAAAGCCCATGATTACGGGTTGGCTTTTTTCTATCTCTTTTTCTTGTCCATTGTTTTTATTGCGATCGCAAATACCATTTTAAAAATGGCCAGAGGACTCCCTCCGGATACATGGAATGAACATTCAAAAAATGAGTCTTGGGGCAGTCTATTGCCGCTCTTGTTGTTAGGAGGAATTGTGTTCCTGCTAGGATGTTATGTCCCTTCGTTTTTGGATCGAATGCTTCTTAAATCCAGTGGAATTTTAGGGGGATAATCAATGCCAACTCGTAAATTAACGGTGCGAAACAATCAAAGTTGGGAGTTAGAGAGAGTTCCTGTGTTTGAGGAAGAACTATTTATCAAACGAGTTTTAGATGAAAGTAGAGCAGGGGCCCGACTTGCTAATTTTTTTGGGTTTCCTGATAAAAATGGAAATATTCAGATTTTTGCCTTGCTCGGTCAAGACGAGGATTCCAGGTTGAGCCTTCTTTCGTTTAAAGTTTCTAAAAATACCTCCATTTTTAAATCGTTAACGCCCAATCTCCCTCAGGCCCAGGGTTTCGAGAGGGAAGTCGCTGAGCAGTATTCGATGATGCCAGAAGGACATCCCTGGCTTAAACCGATTCGTCGTCTCATCTCAGAAAACGCAGGTTTTTTTCATGCCCAGGGCGAAGAGATTCATGAGGTAGCGGTTGGACCTGTCCATGCAGGGATTATAGAGCCAGGACATTTTCGGTTTCAGTGTCATGGCGAAAGAATTTTAAATTTGGAGATACAGTTGGGTTATCAGCATCGGGGAATTGAACAGATGCTGTTGGAAGTTTCTCCTGATCGAAAAGTGCTGTTGGCAGAATCAATTGCGGGAGACACGGTGATTGGACACACAATCGCTTATTGCAGCGCCATGGAGTCTTTGGCTTCACTTCACATTTCTCCCAGGGCTGAGGCCTTGCGGGCCGTTGCGCTAGAGCTTGAAAGACTGGCCAATCATGCAGGGGACTTAGGCGCCTTGGGCAACGATATTGGATTCTTATCGACTGCGGCCTATTTCGGAAGATTGCGGGGCGAGTTTTTAAATCTACTCATGGAACTCACGGGTAACCGCTATGGAAGGAGTTTTTGCAGGCCTGGGGGTGTGCTTTTTGATATGGATTCAAAAATGATTAAAGAATTCAAAAACCGTTTATCAAAGGCCAAAGGGGAGATGCAGGAAGTTTCGGATCTTTTTTTTACGAAGCCTTCGGTTCTTTCCCGATTAGAAAATATAGGTGTTGTCTCTTCTGAAATGGTTAAGAAACTTGGTTTTGTCGGTCTTACAGCCCGTGCTGCAGGGTGTGAGCGTGATGTTAGAATGGATTACCCTCATGGAATGTACCGTTTTCATCAGATCCCGATATCCCTGGCCAATTCTGGAGATGTGTATTCCCGTGCGGTGATCCGCTGGCTTGAATCCCAAAGATCGATCGATTTTCTGCTAGAGTTATTAGAGCAAATGCCCAAAGGTGGGCTTTTGACAGCGATGCGTCCTCTCAAAGAAAATCACATGACTTTTTCGATGGTTGAAGGCTCCAGAGGAGAGATTATCCATGGGGTGATCACAGGAGTGAATTCTCAAATTGTTCGTTATAAAATTAAAGATCCTTCCTTTAATAATTGGCTCGCATTAACCTTGGCGGTTCGCGATGCTCAAATATCCGATTTTCCACTTTGTAATAAAAGCTTTAATTTGTCTTACGCAGGGCATGATCTATAACTTTGGGAGAAAAATATTTTTATGTGGCAAATATTAAAAAATAGAATCAAGCAGGGCTACCGGACAAGCCGATATCCAAAAGAGGAACCTGTATTTCCCAGTCGATTTCGGGGCAAGCCTGTTCTTAGAAATATCGAGATGAATGCTTCTCTTGAAAATAATTTTCAAAAAGAGAAAGACGCAACAGGCTCCATATCCTGGGGCAACACCCCTTCGGTTGATATGGGCAAATTATTATTTAACGAAGACCTTAAAGAGGCTTTACCATCAGGATCTTTTGAATATTCAAACGATTATCGAATGGCGGTATCGAGACGCGAGGACCTTATTCTTCAAGGGGATGAACTCAAACTTGCGAGCGCTCTTAATTGCAAAATGAAAAAAATATTAGGCCACTCGCTCAGATTAAGAGAAGTCTCTGCCGGAAGCTGTGGCGGATGTGACGCCGAGGTGCAAGCGCTTGGAAATGTTGTTTTTGATCTATCGAGATTTGGAATTGGATTTGTTGCATCTCCCCGTCATGCGGACGGGCTTCTGGTAACCGGTCCCGTCACAAAAAACATGAAACTTGCCTTAAAAAAGACCTATGAAGCCCTGCCAGATCCAAAGATTGTGATTGCAGTTGGGGCCTGCGCAGCGAGTGGCGGGCCTTTCATGGGGGGCCCAGAGGTTTCAAATGGGGTTGATTCCATCATTCCTGTGGATTTGTATGTCCCTGGTTGTCCTCCTCATCCACTGACTATTCTTGATGGTTTATTGAGATTGCTGGGCCGATTAGGTTAGAATTGTTTATGAGGAGAAAAATCAGGGAGTGATCCGATAAACGGTAAGGGGTTTATCCAAACCTTTTAAGAGGGTTTCCTCAGGTTTTGCCTGGATGATACCGCTCACTCTTTTGTAGGTTACCTCACTGAGGAGGATTTCACCTTTATTAGCGATTGAGACCAGTCGTGCCGCTAAATTTACATCCTGACCAATAACCGTATAGGCCATTCTTTTTTCAGATCCTACGTTTCCAGCGACTGCAACACCTGTGCTAATCCCAATTCCGATATCAATTTTGGGATAATTTTCACGGACGAGTTTTTCATTCACTCTTTCAAGTTCTTTCATCATTTGAAGAGCCGTTCGTAAAGCCCGCTCGGGGTGGTCAAGATGATGGATGGGAGCTCCAAACACAACCATGATTTCATCACCGCTAAATTTATCAATCAGTCCTTCATTTTGAATGACAACATCGGTCATGGCTGTGAAGAAAAGATTTAGGAGATAGACCACCTGTTGAGGGGACAATTTCGTCGCGATAGAAGTAAACATGCGAATATCAGAAAAAAGAACCGTTACTTCACAGAGCTCACCACTCAAGGTGGGGCGAACCTCACCGCTCAAAATTTTTTCAACAACCTGATCGGTCGCATATCTTCGAAAAACATCCTTGATGGTCTCACGTTCTCTGAGTCCTGCGGTCATCTCATTAAAAGACTGGGCCAGTTCTTGGAGCTCATCGTGGGTTTGAATATGGACTTGGGCTTCAAAATCTCCTTTCGAAACTTTTTCAAAACCTTGAATAAGGGTAAAGAGCGGTTCCGTAATTTTATTGGCAAGACCCATCGCTGCTCCAATTCCAAAGATGATGAGAATAATTCCAATTGCTAAATGTTCAAATCGACTCTCCCATATTTCGCTGATAAGAATTTGCATTGAAAAACCCACATGAAGGCTGCCTTTATTTCCAACATCTATGGCGACATCTTGAATGCCAGGACCGATTAAAAATTTTTTAGAAAGAATTTCTTTGGCTACAAAAAGAGGATCCTGATGGGGGAGGTGAATCATGTTAAGATTGAAAACAGGAAGTTCAATTTGCCCATCAGGAGTTGTTGTAATAATATAAACGATGGTCATCGTATATCCTTTGCGACTGATCACCGAATGGACTGTTTTTTCGAGGTATTCGGCAAAAGATTCTTGAGAAGGACTCAGCGACAAACCCTTTAAAAGGCCAATCTGCTTTCCAAGATTAATCATGAGCTTACGAGCCTCAGCCTTTTTGAATTCGACCTCACGATAAGAGGAAATGACGAGGGTGATGAGAAGGGTCAGGGCAACCATTGAGGCTGTTAAAAGGCCAAGTTTGGCTTTAATTCCGAGTTTTAGAAATCTTTCCTTAAGAAAATCCGTCATTGCTGAAACGTTTTTCCTTTAAGTTTTTGGATTTCGTTTTCAAGCATTTTTTGTTGTTTCCCTAAATAAAAAAGATAAGAAAAAAGTCCCAACCATACGATTGAAAAAGCGGCAAATAGATAGGGCATGTTCATTCCTTTCACGTAGTTAAACCCAGAATTTGCAATAGGCCGCGGAATTCGACGCAAGATCTTGGCCGCCTAGCCTTTCAGAAAGCCTCGACGTACACTATCATGTACGTCTACGTTTTCTTCAAGGCTATTCGGTTCAAGCTTTTGCGTCTCGGTTCTCGCGTCTATTGCAAAATCTGGGTTAAAAATTAAGATTTAAAAGTGAAGAGTTC encodes:
- a CDS encoding hydrogenase is translated as MIFFILGLPLAGGALAFMLPINRSRSILLFCVSLIHLLSVGSFWINRPSSVLSGFLDLDSFGIIVLSIFSLLFFAVSLYLPSYIQNEKGRSNRVFAGYLLLLLFSMTLVSLSQHPGLFWVAVESTTLLTAPLINFHRRALALEATWKYLVICSVGIALALLGTFFLAISAIQLKSLLFNEIVHQASLLSIPWLKLSAIFLAVGYGTKMGLVPMHSWKPDAYGEAPGPVGALLSGGLTNCAFLAFLRLIQICNSADQTEFLRPVLLIFGMASIALAAFSMLGQADFNRLLAYSSIEHMGILILGLGLGGAGFYGSLFHAINHAFSKGLIFLVSGNIYQKYRSKRVDNIQGVLRSSPFTGGFLIAAMFAVTGIPPFGTFFSELMILSAALKAHDYGLAFFYLFFLSIVFIAIANTILKMARGLPPDTWNEHSKNESWGSLLPLLLLGGIVFLLGCYVPSFLDRMLLKSSGILGG
- a CDS encoding hydrogenase yields the protein MNPVWLDRMLAVIVVSAICLLGISRIGSIIKLFAIQSLVLSIIPFLMNGPLGVHRIALALVTFFLKVIIIPMILFWAVRHVAIRRDSPGLFGISISLLLGGFLVGLSFFLSSCLVLSEKPFSDLLIPSAFSTLFIGLLLLISRTKAITQVVGYLVMENGIFLFALLLFDVTPLLVELGIFLDIFVGVFIMGIVINHIQNEFDHTDTSQFTALKG
- a CDS encoding NADH-quinone oxidoreductase subunit C, which codes for MPTRKLTVRNNQSWELERVPVFEEELFIKRVLDESRAGARLANFFGFPDKNGNIQIFALLGQDEDSRLSLLSFKVSKNTSIFKSLTPNLPQAQGFEREVAEQYSMMPEGHPWLKPIRRLISENAGFFHAQGEEIHEVAVGPVHAGIIEPGHFRFQCHGERILNLEIQLGYQHRGIEQMLLEVSPDRKVLLAESIAGDTVIGHTIAYCSAMESLASLHISPRAEALRAVALELERLANHAGDLGALGNDIGFLSTAAYFGRLRGEFLNLLMELTGNRYGRSFCRPGGVLFDMDSKMIKEFKNRLSKAKGEMQEVSDLFFTKPSVLSRLENIGVVSSEMVKKLGFVGLTARAAGCERDVRMDYPHGMYRFHQIPISLANSGDVYSRAVIRWLESQRSIDFLLELLEQMPKGGLLTAMRPLKENHMTFSMVEGSRGEIIHGVITGVNSQIVRYKIKDPSFNNWLALTLAVRDAQISDFPLCNKSFNLSYAGHDL
- a CDS encoding adenylate/guanylate cyclase domain-containing protein; the encoded protein is MTDFLKERFLKLGIKAKLGLLTASMVALTLLITLVISSYREVEFKKAEARKLMINLGKQIGLLKGLSLSPSQESFAEYLEKTVHSVISRKGYTMTIVYIITTTPDGQIELPVFNLNMIHLPHQDPLFVAKEILSKKFLIGPGIQDVAIDVGNKGSLHVGFSMQILISEIWESRFEHLAIGIILIIFGIGAAMGLANKITEPLFTLIQGFEKVSKGDFEAQVHIQTHDELQELAQSFNEMTAGLRERETIKDVFRRYATDQVVEKILSGEVRPTLSGELCEVTVLFSDIRMFTSIATKLSPQQVVYLLNLFFTAMTDVVIQNEGLIDKFSGDEIMVVFGAPIHHLDHPERALRTALQMMKELERVNEKLVRENYPKIDIGIGISTGVAVAGNVGSEKRMAYTVIGQDVNLAARLVSIANKGEILLSEVTYKRVSGIIQAKPEETLLKGLDKPLTVYRITP
- the nuoB gene encoding NADH-quinone oxidoreductase subunit NuoB, which encodes MWQILKNRIKQGYRTSRYPKEEPVFPSRFRGKPVLRNIEMNASLENNFQKEKDATGSISWGNTPSVDMGKLLFNEDLKEALPSGSFEYSNDYRMAVSRREDLILQGDELKLASALNCKMKKILGHSLRLREVSAGSCGGCDAEVQALGNVVFDLSRFGIGFVASPRHADGLLVTGPVTKNMKLALKKTYEALPDPKIVIAVGACAASGGPFMGGPEVSNGVDSIIPVDLYVPGCPPHPLTILDGLLRLLGRLG
- a CDS encoding CcmD family protein; the protein is MRRIPRPIANSGFNYVKGMNMPYLFAAFSIVWLGLFSYLFYLGKQQKMLENEIQKLKGKTFQQ